Proteins encoded by one window of Methanobacterium sp. CWC-01:
- a CDS encoding DUF2119 domain-containing protein produces the protein MSYFQIIHKGDHPNRLFIGGVHGKEGRSTSQALEQLSDEDVGEGRLVIYNCDDTPYLSTLKKQYYQSRIGKEILYLIDYYQPQVYIELHCYNKENFHRLTSPNRRSEQGVPPLIELEEGVLIGSVSPYIRTTLFKRDDICMTLEMPCNPGPQSLTVYVNVLKIIAGSNSRKELEDKMVQLYPPQVETAKRYAQEFFGDYPPF, from the coding sequence GTGAGTTACTTCCAGATCATACACAAGGGAGATCATCCTAACCGTCTTTTCATTGGGGGAGTGCATGGTAAAGAGGGCAGGAGTACCAGCCAGGCCCTTGAACAGTTATCCGATGAGGATGTGGGAGAGGGCCGGCTGGTTATCTACAACTGTGATGATACGCCATATTTAAGCACTCTTAAGAAGCAATACTACCAGAGCAGGATTGGTAAGGAGATTCTGTACCTCATTGATTACTACCAGCCCCAGGTTTATATCGAGCTTCACTGTTACAATAAAGAGAATTTCCACCGGCTTACCAGTCCCAATCGACGTTCGGAACAGGGAGTTCCACCTCTGATTGAGTTGGAAGAAGGAGTTTTGATTGGATCGGTATCTCCCTACATACGGACCACTCTTTTTAAGAGGGATGATATCTGCATGACCCTGGAGATGCCCTGTAACCCAGGTCCCCAATCACTCACGGTTTATGTGAATGTGTTAAAAATCATAGCCGGTTCTAACAGTCGCAAAGAATTAGAAGATAAAATGGTTCAATTATATCCACCACAAGTAGAAACTGCAAAAAGATATGCCCAGGAATTTTTTGGAGATTATCCACCGTTTTAA
- a CDS encoding chorismate lyase, which translates to MDEVILNGIKEIEKNLGSLSSAQKILLATDGSVTTILDVLKGHVKIRTLIQELREADEEMANLLQVERGDAVNYRVVVIERDEPLIHAVSLIPVERLNNDFKEDLIRADIPIGRILKKHQIESRREIKSVAVEKSSPEMVEIFNDESPVLSRTYHIIHQDQVLVWIKETFPSSLFRE; encoded by the coding sequence ATGGATGAAGTAATCTTAAATGGGATAAAAGAGATTGAGAAGAATTTAGGGAGCCTTTCAAGTGCCCAGAAGATTCTTTTGGCAACAGATGGGTCAGTAACTACCATCCTGGATGTTTTGAAGGGACATGTGAAAATCAGGACCCTAATTCAGGAGCTTCGTGAGGCTGATGAGGAAATGGCCAATCTCTTGCAGGTAGAACGGGGTGATGCCGTGAACTACCGGGTGGTGGTCATTGAAAGGGATGAGCCCCTGATACATGCTGTTTCCCTAATTCCAGTGGAACGTTTAAACAACGATTTTAAGGAAGATCTCATTCGTGCCGACATCCCCATTGGACGTATACTTAAAAAACACCAGATTGAGTCTCGCCGGGAGATAAAATCAGTGGCTGTGGAAAAATCCAGTCCAGAAATGGTGGAGATATTCAACGATGAATCCCCGGTTCTCAGCCGAACCTACCATATCATACACCAGGACCAGGTACTGGTTTGGATAAAGGAAACCTTCCCCTCCTCTTTGTTTAGGGAATGA
- the ahcY gene encoding adenosylhomocysteinase, producing the protein MSYDVKDMSLAPQGKKKISWVQRHMPVLEHIKKRFQEEKPFEGITIGSCLHLEPKTINLGLTLQAGGAEVAMTGCNPLSTQDDATAAGASLGLHMYGWREETNEEYYQNLNRVLDHEPDVIIDDGADMIFLIHRHRRELLDKVIGACEETTTGIHRLRAMHEDGALEFPVMAVNDAYTKYLFDNRYGTGQSTFDSIMGSTNVLIAGKTVVVCGYGWCGRGIALRAQGLGANVIVTEIDPIRALEARMDGYRVMSVQEAVKHADILITATGNIDVVSKEHFQVMKDGCILANSGHFNVEINSEDLKEMSISSELLKPDIEEFQLSDGRKFYLLAEGRLVNLAGERGQGHPAEIMDMSFAMQALSTQYLLENKLEPGVYKTPDEKDYEVARLKLQAMDIEIDSLTERQHQYLEGWEEGT; encoded by the coding sequence ATGAGTTATGATGTAAAGGACATGTCCCTGGCCCCCCAGGGTAAGAAGAAGATATCCTGGGTGCAAAGGCATATGCCAGTTTTGGAACATATAAAAAAGCGTTTCCAAGAGGAAAAACCTTTTGAAGGCATAACCATTGGTTCTTGTCTGCATTTAGAGCCTAAAACCATAAATCTGGGTTTAACTCTCCAGGCCGGTGGGGCAGAGGTGGCCATGACTGGTTGCAACCCACTTTCTACCCAGGATGATGCCACTGCTGCCGGAGCCTCCCTGGGCCTCCACATGTACGGTTGGAGGGAGGAAACCAACGAGGAATATTATCAGAACCTCAATCGGGTCCTGGACCATGAACCAGATGTCATCATCGATGATGGAGCGGACATGATCTTCCTGATACACCGGCATCGTCGAGAACTTTTAGACAAGGTAATTGGCGCCTGTGAAGAAACAACCACCGGTATCCATCGTCTACGGGCCATGCATGAAGATGGTGCCCTGGAATTCCCGGTGATGGCTGTGAACGATGCCTACACCAAATACCTTTTTGATAACCGCTACGGCACCGGCCAGTCCACCTTCGATTCCATAATGGGATCCACCAACGTCCTCATTGCCGGTAAAACCGTGGTGGTGTGTGGTTATGGATGGTGTGGCAGAGGTATTGCCCTCCGTGCCCAGGGACTGGGTGCTAACGTCATTGTGACTGAAATTGATCCCATAAGGGCTCTTGAAGCCAGAATGGATGGTTACCGCGTTATGAGTGTCCAGGAAGCAGTTAAACATGCCGATATCCTCATCACAGCCACGGGTAACATCGACGTGGTGAGTAAGGAGCACTTCCAAGTAATGAAAGACGGATGTATTCTGGCCAACTCCGGACATTTCAACGTGGAAATCAACAGTGAGGATCTAAAGGAAATGTCCATATCCAGTGAGCTTTTAAAACCTGATATTGAAGAATTTCAACTGTCAGATGGACGTAAATTTTATTTACTGGCCGAGGGAAGGCTGGTAAACCTGGCTGGTGAAAGGGGTCAGGGCCACCCGGCTGAGATCATGGATATGAGCTTCGCCATGCAGGCCCTTTCCACCCAGTATCTACTGGAAAATAAGCTGGAACCAGGAGTTTACAAAACACCAGATGAAAAGGATTATGAAGTTGCCCGGCTAAAGCTGCAGGCTATGGATATTGAAATTGACAGCCTCACCGAAAGACAACACCAATACCTGGAGGGCTGGGAAGAAGGAACCTGA
- a CDS encoding DUF2119 domain-containing protein produces MDSLFSRTFHKGPGPSRLFIGGVHGKEGETTFHALKSFDDRALNSGELYLYNFPPSPYISTLERRYYDSSTGREVLNLIKKIQPTIYLELHCYHEKNRSHLIHHDRKIKIGVPPLVELDKGVLIGSVSPIIRSVFFENYDFPFILEIPCQPSDDSLQVYVEVLNITAGSKNRIEILKKLELLYPHQVIKLNKYFIDFSDNFLTLFQKTREFALNGDLKDSDDLILFMENLMQELDLNLNQIQLKQVRAAVLIFLDYKHPSVV; encoded by the coding sequence ATGGATTCCTTATTTTCCAGGACCTTCCATAAGGGTCCCGGACCCTCCCGACTTTTTATTGGAGGTGTGCATGGTAAAGAAGGTGAAACAACCTTTCATGCCCTGAAGAGCTTCGATGACAGAGCTTTAAATAGTGGAGAGCTTTACCTGTACAACTTCCCGCCAAGTCCTTATATAAGCACCCTTGAACGCCGTTACTATGACAGTTCCACTGGCCGTGAAGTTTTAAATTTAATTAAAAAGATTCAACCCACTATTTACCTGGAACTTCACTGTTATCATGAAAAAAATCGGTCCCATCTCATCCATCATGACAGAAAAATCAAGATTGGAGTTCCTCCCCTGGTAGAACTGGATAAAGGAGTTTTAATTGGGTCAGTATCTCCTATAATCCGTTCTGTATTCTTCGAAAACTATGATTTCCCCTTCATTCTGGAAATCCCCTGCCAGCCCTCCGATGATTCTCTCCAGGTGTATGTGGAGGTTTTGAACATCACAGCTGGTTCCAAAAATCGCATAGAAATCCTTAAGAAGCTGGAGTTACTCTACCCCCATCAGGTGATTAAGTTAAATAAGTATTTCATTGATTTTTCCGATAATTTCCTTACCCTATTTCAGAAAACCAGAGAATTTGCTCTTAACGGTGATCTGAAGGATTCTGATGACTTGATACTTTTTATGGAAAATTTGATGCAAGAATTGGATCTCAACCTAAACCAAATACAGTTGAAACAGGTTAGAGCTGCGGTTTTAATATTTTTAGATTATAAACATCCATCGGTGGTCTAA
- a CDS encoding CDC48 family AAA ATPase, whose amino-acid sequence MKNEEMKLKVAEAFSQADVGRSIARIDPQCMEKLDLLDGDIIEIEGKKITATMVASSQSDIGLGIVRIDGYIRKNAGTSLGEDVVVRKAQVKEAQKVVLAPVDQQIMIRGDVRAAFRGRVMSKGDMIVTGIRQQQQSLRGGLFDEFFRDMSTDFSPMGELKLAVVSTKPVGIVRITEMTDVEVQSEPVDVSKLEGVKNLVEVTYEDIGGLKEEVKKVREMIEIPLKRPELFERLGISPPKGVLMHGPPGTGKTLLAKAVANESDAHFIAIQGPEIMSKYVGGSEERLRELFEEAEENAPSIVFIDEIDAIAPKREEVSGEVERRVVAQLLTLMDGLKTRGQVVVIGATNRPDALDQAIRRGGRFDREIEIGVPDKDGRREVLQIHTRGMPLDEKVDLDEIAETTHGFVGADLESLCKESAMRVLRRVLPDIKADEEIPKEILKKMIIKKADFKEALKEIQPSALREVLVQVPNITWNDIGGLDNAKQELREAVEWPLKYPESFEKFGVTPPKGVLIYGPPGTGKTLLAKAVANESDANFIAVKGPELLSKWVGESEKGVREVFRKARQTAPTVIFFDEIDSIASTRGGGSTDSGVTQRVVNQLLTEIDGLEELQDVAVVAATNRVDIMDPALLRPGRFDRHVKVDDPDHKARLEIFKVHTKNMPLTKDVDLERLATETDGYVGADIEAVCREAVMLTLRDNIDANEVTMKYFKKALKKVKTEEKPDLAQYH is encoded by the coding sequence ATTAAAAATGAAGAAATGAAATTAAAAGTAGCAGAAGCCTTCTCACAGGCAGATGTTGGACGCTCCATAGCCCGAATTGATCCACAATGCATGGAAAAACTGGATCTTTTAGACGGAGATATCATAGAGATCGAAGGGAAAAAGATCACCGCCACCATGGTAGCATCCTCACAATCAGATATTGGGCTGGGAATAGTTCGGATTGACGGTTACATTCGCAAGAATGCAGGAACATCACTGGGGGAAGATGTAGTAGTACGAAAAGCCCAGGTTAAAGAGGCCCAGAAGGTTGTTTTAGCACCCGTAGATCAGCAAATTATGATCAGGGGTGACGTTAGAGCTGCCTTCCGAGGAAGAGTCATGTCCAAGGGGGATATGATCGTTACTGGTATCCGCCAACAACAACAGTCCCTGCGGGGAGGGCTTTTTGACGAATTCTTCAGGGACATGTCCACCGATTTCAGTCCCATGGGCGAACTCAAACTGGCCGTGGTCTCCACCAAACCAGTTGGAATTGTCAGAATAACTGAAATGACGGATGTGGAAGTCCAGAGTGAACCAGTAGATGTTTCAAAACTGGAAGGAGTAAAAAACCTGGTGGAAGTCACCTATGAGGATATTGGAGGGCTGAAAGAAGAAGTTAAAAAGGTAAGGGAGATGATCGAAATCCCCCTTAAACGTCCCGAACTCTTTGAAAGGCTGGGAATATCACCGCCTAAAGGTGTTTTAATGCATGGCCCCCCTGGAACTGGTAAAACCCTCCTGGCCAAGGCCGTGGCCAACGAAAGCGACGCCCATTTCATAGCTATTCAGGGCCCAGAAATCATGAGTAAATATGTGGGCGGGTCCGAGGAAAGGCTTCGGGAATTATTCGAAGAAGCTGAAGAAAACGCGCCCAGCATCGTATTTATTGATGAAATTGATGCCATTGCTCCAAAACGAGAAGAAGTATCCGGAGAAGTAGAAAGAAGGGTGGTTGCCCAACTACTCACCTTGATGGACGGTCTTAAAACACGAGGACAGGTGGTGGTCATCGGAGCCACTAACCGGCCCGACGCCCTGGACCAAGCCATACGACGTGGAGGTAGATTTGACCGTGAAATTGAAATTGGCGTGCCTGATAAAGACGGTCGAAGGGAGGTTCTCCAGATTCACACCAGGGGTATGCCCCTGGACGAAAAGGTGGATCTGGATGAAATCGCAGAGACCACCCATGGATTCGTTGGAGCAGACCTGGAATCACTCTGTAAGGAATCGGCCATGAGGGTTCTGCGTCGGGTTTTACCCGACATCAAAGCCGATGAAGAGATACCCAAAGAGATCCTTAAAAAGATGATAATTAAGAAGGCCGACTTCAAGGAGGCCCTGAAAGAGATCCAACCATCAGCCCTTAGAGAAGTCCTGGTACAGGTACCAAACATTACCTGGAATGATATTGGAGGGCTGGATAACGCTAAACAAGAACTAAGAGAAGCTGTGGAGTGGCCTCTAAAGTATCCGGAGAGTTTCGAAAAGTTCGGAGTCACACCACCCAAGGGTGTTCTGATCTACGGACCTCCCGGAACCGGGAAAACACTCTTGGCCAAGGCCGTGGCCAACGAAAGCGACGCCAACTTCATAGCAGTTAAAGGTCCGGAACTCCTCTCCAAATGGGTGGGAGAATCAGAAAAAGGCGTCAGGGAAGTATTCAGAAAGGCCAGGCAGACTGCGCCTACGGTAATCTTCTTCGACGAGATCGACTCCATTGCCTCCACCCGTGGGGGAGGTAGCACTGACAGTGGTGTAACTCAAAGGGTGGTTAACCAGCTTCTAACTGAAATTGATGGCCTGGAAGAGTTGCAGGATGTGGCCGTGGTGGCCGCCACCAACCGGGTGGATATCATGGATCCGGCACTTCTACGACCGGGAAGGTTCGACCGTCACGTGAAGGTGGATGACCCGGACCACAAAGCACGTCTAGAGATATTTAAAGTACACACCAAAAACATGCCCCTCACCAAGGATGTGGATCTGGAAAGACTGGCCACCGAAACCGATGGTTATGTAGGGGCCGATATTGAGGCCGTGTGCCGGGAAGCAGTGATGCTCACTCTCAGGGATAACATAGACGCCAATGAAGTGACTATGAAGTACTTTAAAAAGGCCCTTAAAAAGGTTAAAACCGAAGAAAAACCAGATTTAGCGCAGTACCACTAA
- a CDS encoding prephenate dehydrogenase encodes MKVAVIGGTRGLGYWIASYLKEKKQTVTITGRDSLAGETASELIGVSYTPNNQTAASEADIVILSVPIESTPQTIKDLGPFMKKGSLLMDVTSIKEEPALLMQKYAPEGVEVLPAHPMFGPRIRSLEGQVVVLTPIEKGKWYSRVVNFLESEKVRVLSTTPEVHDRMMSVVQGLTHFAYISIAATLKRLEVDLKESRKFSSPIYSLMLDMIARIVAQNPYLCYSIQTKNSHIKETHQAFLETFQELKAMIENENQEEFVNAMSSAAKHLDDIEASLGRSDKAISALNTEIRLLNDSIGQEVGLRHIYSGKIHVGILEDLSPDFLYLKTNKKILKLKIANVETLKPGELFNWKISNLPLKTYDISVIFPKSSDASLIAKSVGNLKGVVDAEVKDIYQGDQVPSNSQSITIRYQVLDPETLIEVETFLRGFGGIIR; translated from the coding sequence ATGAAGGTAGCGGTTATTGGTGGGACCAGGGGGTTAGGATACTGGATTGCCAGTTATCTGAAGGAAAAAAAACAGACGGTGACCATCACGGGAAGAGATTCACTGGCGGGTGAGACTGCCTCTGAATTGATTGGAGTTTCCTACACCCCCAACAACCAAACAGCTGCCTCTGAAGCCGATATAGTTATTTTATCCGTACCCATCGAATCCACTCCACAAACAATAAAAGATTTAGGACCCTTTATGAAGAAAGGATCTCTTCTAATGGACGTAACATCCATAAAAGAAGAACCCGCTCTTTTAATGCAGAAATATGCCCCGGAGGGAGTGGAAGTTTTACCAGCCCATCCCATGTTTGGGCCCAGGATCAGATCCTTAGAAGGGCAGGTGGTGGTGTTAACACCAATAGAGAAGGGGAAATGGTACTCCCGAGTAGTTAATTTTCTTGAATCCGAAAAGGTCCGTGTACTGTCAACCACCCCCGAAGTTCACGACCGTATGATGAGTGTGGTGCAGGGATTAACCCATTTCGCCTACATCTCCATTGCAGCCACATTAAAACGGCTCGAAGTGGATTTAAAAGAATCCAGAAAGTTTTCAAGCCCTATTTACAGCCTGATGCTGGACATGATTGCCCGGATTGTGGCTCAAAATCCCTACCTCTGTTATTCCATTCAGACCAAAAACTCGCATATAAAGGAGACCCATCAGGCCTTCCTGGAAACTTTCCAGGAATTAAAGGCTATGATAGAAAATGAGAACCAGGAAGAATTTGTTAATGCCATGAGTTCTGCCGCCAAACACCTGGACGACATAGAAGCATCGCTGGGCAGGTCGGATAAGGCCATATCAGCATTAAATACAGAAATAAGGCTTTTAAATGATTCAATAGGTCAGGAAGTTGGATTGAGACATATTTATTCCGGTAAAATACACGTCGGTATTTTAGAAGACCTTTCACCTGATTTCCTATATCTTAAAACCAACAAGAAGATTTTAAAATTAAAGATAGCCAATGTAGAAACCCTTAAACCGGGTGAACTTTTTAATTGGAAGATCAGCAACTTACCACTTAAAACCTACGACATCTCAGTTATTTTTCCAAAAAGTTCAGATGCCAGTTTAATTGCAAAAAGTGTGGGAAATTTAAAAGGAGTGGTGGATGCGGAAGTAAAGGATATTTACCAGGGAGATCAGGTACCTTCCAATTCCCAGAGCATAACCATTCGCTACCAGGTACTGGATCCTGAGACACTTATAGAGGTGGAAACCTTTTTAAGGGGCTTTGGAGGCATAATCCGGTGA
- a CDS encoding mRNA surveillance protein pelota, whose protein sequence is MRLVKEDGKRGLIEVVPETLDDLWHLYHIIRPGDLVSSRTTRRIQDNTGERLRSDRGIKKSFFLGVRVENIKFHRYTGKLRAMGVIEKGPEDLVPLGSYHTLDLKLQNPIRIQKERWSRWQKKRVKEAIKASMTPKALVVVIEDDTADLGILRQYGIDYYGPIIGGISGKRVVMKNRKQAIEDFYSEVARVIKNQEGVEGIVIAGPGFTKNDFFHYLSQKFPEKATMSRIENTGTGGRVGIREVIKKGILDEMATEGRIVHEMRAMNRVLEEIGKSSSLVTYGINEVKKAAEAGAIEELLVIDNLLRKRDVETIMNLVENLRGKVMVVSSEHEGGKQLTALGGMAALLRYPLT, encoded by the coding sequence ATGCGCTTGGTGAAGGAGGATGGAAAAAGGGGATTAATTGAAGTTGTTCCCGAAACCCTGGATGACTTGTGGCATCTTTACCATATTATACGACCGGGAGATCTGGTTTCATCCCGAACTACTCGCCGAATTCAGGATAATACTGGAGAACGCCTTAGAAGTGATCGGGGAATTAAAAAGAGCTTTTTTTTGGGAGTAAGGGTAGAAAACATAAAATTTCACCGTTATACGGGTAAATTACGTGCTATGGGCGTCATAGAAAAAGGGCCGGAGGATCTGGTCCCCCTGGGATCCTACCATACTCTAGATCTGAAACTACAGAACCCCATAAGGATCCAAAAGGAGCGATGGTCCCGATGGCAGAAAAAACGTGTAAAAGAGGCCATAAAAGCATCCATGACTCCAAAGGCCCTGGTAGTGGTTATTGAGGATGATACTGCTGATCTGGGGATTCTAAGACAGTATGGAATTGATTACTATGGCCCCATTATTGGGGGTATCTCTGGTAAGAGGGTGGTCATGAAAAACCGAAAACAGGCTATAGAGGACTTCTACAGTGAGGTGGCCCGAGTTATAAAAAACCAGGAAGGAGTGGAGGGTATCGTAATCGCCGGGCCTGGATTTACTAAAAACGATTTTTTCCATTATCTATCACAGAAATTTCCAGAAAAGGCCACTATGTCTCGTATAGAGAACACCGGAACTGGAGGTAGAGTGGGGATTAGAGAGGTTATTAAGAAGGGAATTCTGGATGAAATGGCAACTGAGGGACGTATTGTCCATGAAATGAGAGCTATGAACCGGGTATTGGAAGAAATAGGTAAATCTTCTTCTCTGGTGACCTACGGAATAAATGAAGTTAAAAAAGCAGCCGAAGCTGGAGCGATAGAGGAATTACTGGTCATTGACAATTTATTAAGGAAGAGAGATGTGGAAACAATCATGAATCTAGTAGAAAATCTCCGCGGCAAAGTGATGGTGGTTAGCAGTGAACATGAAGGAGGGAAACAGCTCACTGCCCTGGGGGGAATGGCTGCACTTCTGAGATACCCACTAACATGA
- the hacA gene encoding homoaconitase large subunit, which translates to MNITEKILARAASLKEVQPGEIIEAQVDLAMSHDGTSPPTIKTFRQMAQRVWDPDRIVIVYDHNVPANNPGSAEFQRITREFAREQGIKNIYTHGEGICHQILPEKGYIKPGTVVVGADSHTCTYGAFGAFATGMGATDMAAVFASGKNWFMVPSAYKIRVDGALPTYVTAKDVILNIIGEIGSDGATYKSLEFSGDTIDSMDVSGRMTMANMVIECGAKNGIMEPNQATLDYLKDRRVAGFDLIKSDPDSQYEREYHFQVNDLEPQLACPHNVDNVRPVSRVSGTHIDQAVIGSCTNGRLEDLRIAAEVLKGNRVHQDVRLIVVPASRQIYLDAMGEGIIETFLHAGALICNPGCGPCLGAHMGVLTDGEVCVATTNRNFVGRMGDPNSEVYLANPAVVAYSAIYGEIRDPRDKNG; encoded by the coding sequence ATGAACATCACGGAGAAGATACTAGCTAGGGCGGCTTCTTTAAAAGAAGTGCAACCTGGAGAAATCATTGAGGCCCAGGTGGACCTGGCCATGAGCCATGATGGAACTTCCCCTCCCACCATCAAAACTTTCCGTCAAATGGCCCAAAGAGTGTGGGATCCAGATCGGATTGTGATAGTATACGATCACAACGTGCCTGCTAACAACCCCGGTTCTGCGGAATTCCAGAGAATTACCAGGGAATTTGCCCGGGAACAGGGCATTAAAAATATTTACACTCATGGAGAGGGTATATGTCACCAGATACTGCCGGAAAAGGGTTATATTAAGCCGGGAACGGTGGTTGTGGGTGCTGACTCCCATACTTGCACCTACGGGGCATTCGGTGCATTTGCCACGGGCATGGGTGCCACTGACATGGCAGCGGTGTTTGCCAGTGGAAAAAACTGGTTCATGGTACCTTCTGCCTATAAAATCAGGGTAGATGGGGCTCTACCCACCTACGTTACAGCTAAAGATGTTATTTTAAATATTATTGGTGAAATTGGATCAGATGGTGCTACCTACAAGTCACTGGAGTTCAGTGGGGATACCATAGATTCTATGGATGTATCGGGTCGGATGACCATGGCCAACATGGTAATTGAATGCGGGGCCAAAAACGGCATAATGGAACCCAACCAGGCTACCTTAGATTATTTGAAGGACAGAAGGGTGGCAGGATTTGATCTTATTAAGTCGGATCCGGACTCCCAGTATGAACGTGAATATCATTTCCAGGTAAATGATTTGGAACCTCAACTAGCCTGCCCCCATAATGTGGATAATGTCCGACCGGTTTCGAGGGTCAGTGGAACCCATATAGACCAGGCAGTTATTGGTTCCTGTACCAACGGTCGTTTAGAAGATTTACGTATTGCAGCCGAAGTTCTAAAGGGTAATAGGGTTCATCAAGATGTTCGTCTGATTGTGGTACCTGCTTCCCGCCAGATATACCTGGATGCTATGGGAGAGGGAATCATAGAGACTTTCCTCCACGCCGGGGCCCTGATATGCAATCCTGGCTGCGGACCCTGCCTGGGTGCTCATATGGGAGTGCTCACCGATGGCGAGGTCTGTGTAGCCACCACCAACCGAAATTTCGTGGGACGTATGGGCGACCCTAATTCGGAGGTCTACCTGGCCAATCCTGCCGTGGTGGCCTATTCTGCTATTTATGGCGAGATAAGAGATCCAAGGGATAAAAATGGATGA
- the fen gene encoding flap endonuclease-1, producing MGVKFRDIVSTEHIKFEDLEGKTVALDAANIIYQFLSSIRQRDGTPLMDHNGRVTSHFSGILYRTTSLIERGIKPIYVFDGQSSHLKKDTQAKRNEVKVQSERRWKDALEEGRIEDARKFAVRSSRMSHDVVDGSKKLLTLMGIPYIQAPGEGEAQASYLVEKGDAWCVGSQDYDCLLFGAPRMVKNLTISGGLGKLELIELKKVLEELDITREQLVDLALLVGTDFNPGIKGIGAKKGLKLIKDHGNIYSVLEDRDVIFEIHPQVLQNLFLQHEVRTDYALEWKNPDREQIVEFLCGEHDFSEERVLNAVDKIRKLDANQSSLEKWF from the coding sequence ATGGGTGTTAAGTTTCGAGACATAGTATCTACCGAACACATAAAGTTCGAAGATTTAGAGGGAAAAACTGTGGCACTGGATGCGGCTAACATCATATACCAATTTTTATCCAGTATCCGCCAGAGAGACGGCACTCCTCTTATGGACCATAACGGAAGAGTAACTTCCCATTTCAGCGGCATTCTCTACCGCACTACCTCCCTGATTGAGAGGGGAATCAAACCGATTTACGTATTCGACGGACAGTCCAGTCATCTTAAAAAGGATACCCAGGCCAAACGGAACGAGGTTAAGGTTCAATCCGAAAGGCGATGGAAAGATGCATTGGAGGAGGGTCGTATCGAAGATGCCCGTAAATTCGCGGTTAGATCGTCTAGAATGTCCCATGATGTAGTAGATGGTTCAAAAAAACTACTTACACTCATGGGAATTCCTTATATACAGGCACCGGGAGAGGGAGAGGCTCAGGCATCCTACCTGGTGGAGAAAGGTGATGCCTGGTGTGTTGGATCACAGGATTATGATTGTCTGCTTTTCGGTGCGCCGCGTATGGTGAAGAATTTAACCATCAGTGGGGGACTGGGTAAACTGGAACTGATAGAACTAAAAAAGGTCCTAGAAGAACTGGACATTACCCGCGAACAACTGGTCGACCTGGCATTACTGGTTGGAACCGATTTTAACCCTGGAATAAAAGGTATAGGTGCTAAAAAAGGTTTAAAACTTATAAAAGATCATGGAAATATTTATAGTGTCCTGGAAGACCGGGATGTTATTTTTGAAATACACCCCCAGGTTCTGCAAAACCTGTTCCTCCAGCATGAAGTAAGAACTGACTATGCACTTGAATGGAAAAATCCAGACCGAGAACAGATAGTGGAATTTTTATGTGGTGAGCACGATTTTTCGGAGGAAAGGGTGCTTAATGCCGTGGATAAGATCCGTAAATTGGATGCCAATCAGAGCAGTTTGGAGAAATGGTTTTAA